The following coding sequences lie in one bacterium genomic window:
- a CDS encoding SO_0444 family Cu/Zn efflux transporter: MIDFLVHFATETWRLTAEMAGWLLLGFAVAGLLSVFISPVWMERHLGGRGLAPVFKASLFGVPLPLCSCGVIPVAASLRQHGASRAATTAFLLSTPQTGVDSILITYSMLGPFFAVFRPLAALATGVLGGAAVQAAEPDAHRSSADGRGLAGANGVTDDRPRGLAARLRAAWSYGTVTLPGDIGRALLWGILIAGLIAAAVPEDFLGAYLGRGPLSIALMMAVGIPIYVCATASVPLAAGFIALGATPGAALAFLVAGPATNAATLTTIGRVLGRRTMLIYLATVAVAAFGGGVLLDWLMPRAADLLPALGDHAHHHDGVAWWHHVFGAALVAVMTWSWWRSRRQPDCCEDGACHAPAEGTTMQKQEFVVEGMNCSHCQN, from the coding sequence GTGATCGACTTCCTCGTGCACTTCGCCACCGAGACCTGGCGGCTCACCGCCGAGATGGCGGGCTGGCTGCTGCTGGGCTTCGCCGTCGCCGGCCTGCTGTCGGTCTTCATCTCGCCCGTGTGGATGGAGCGCCACCTGGGCGGCCGCGGCCTGGCGCCCGTCTTCAAGGCGTCGCTCTTCGGCGTGCCGCTGCCCCTCTGCTCGTGCGGCGTGATCCCCGTGGCGGCGAGCCTGCGCCAGCACGGCGCCAGCCGCGCGGCCACCACCGCGTTCCTGCTCTCGACGCCCCAGACGGGCGTCGACTCGATCCTGATCACGTACTCCATGCTGGGCCCGTTCTTCGCCGTCTTCCGGCCCCTGGCGGCCCTGGCCACGGGCGTGCTCGGTGGCGCCGCGGTGCAGGCCGCCGAGCCGGACGCCCACCGCAGCTCCGCCGACGGCCGGGGCCTCGCCGGCGCCAACGGCGTGACCGACGACCGTCCCCGCGGCCTGGCCGCCCGCCTGCGCGCCGCCTGGTCCTACGGCACCGTCACCCTGCCCGGCGACATCGGCCGGGCCCTGCTGTGGGGCATCCTCATCGCGGGCCTCATCGCCGCCGCCGTGCCGGAGGACTTCCTGGGCGCCTACCTCGGCCGGGGACCGCTGTCGATCGCGCTGATGATGGCCGTCGGCATCCCCATCTACGTGTGCGCCACGGCGAGCGTGCCCCTGGCCGCGGGCTTCATCGCCCTGGGCGCCACGCCCGGCGCGGCCCTGGCCTTCCTGGTGGCCGGCCCCGCCACCAACGCGGCCACCCTGACCACCATCGGCCGCGTGCTCGGGCGCCGCACCATGCTGATCTACCTGGCCACGGTGGCCGTGGCGGCCTTCGGCGGCGGCGTGCTGCTCGACTGGCTGATGCCGCGGGCGGCCGACCTGCTGCCCGCCCTGGGCGACCACGCCCACCACCACGACGGCGTCGCCTGGTGGCACCACGTGTTCGGCGCGGCCCTGGTGGCCGTGATGACCTGGAGCTGGTGGCGCTCGCGGCGCCAGCCGGACTGCTGCGAGGACGGCGCCTGCCACGCGCCGGCGGAAGGAACGACGATGCAGAAGCAGGAATTCGTGGTCGAGGGCATGAACTGCAGCCACTGCCAGAACAG
- a CDS encoding pentapeptide repeat-containing protein, with protein sequence MDDRRPIITKDPMYQLLRVDNVKAFNIKKEAGGTCELRGTNLRALDLRGLDAEGLDFTDAYFRDADLRGIDFSRAILRGASFRGAKISGCLFPGDLSPAEIRLSVDLGTRVRYRDD encoded by the coding sequence ATGGACGACCGCAGGCCGATCATCACCAAGGACCCCATGTACCAGCTGCTGCGGGTCGACAACGTGAAGGCCTTCAACATCAAGAAGGAAGCGGGCGGCACCTGCGAACTGCGCGGCACGAACCTGCGCGCCCTGGACCTGCGCGGCCTCGACGCCGAGGGCCTCGACTTCACCGACGCCTACTTCCGCGACGCCGACCTGCGCGGGATCGACTTCAGCCGGGCGATCCTGCGCGGCGCGAGCTTCCGCGGCGCCAAGATCTCGGGCTGCCTGTTCCCCGGCGACCTGAGTCCCGCCGAGATCCGCCTGTCCGTCGATCTGGGCACGCGGGTCCGCTACCGCGACGACTGA
- a CDS encoding MFS transporter has protein sequence MTAADGLQRARRAWSLYDWANSAFALSVMSALFPPFFRGLALDAGFAPGTATALWGYVTAGGLLLVAVTAPVLGAVADVTGGRKRYLAFFAGLGVLFTALFVLIGPGAWRTAALLYVGANFGFAASIVFYESLLPGLARGPELDRLSARAYSLGYAGSGLLLLLNLAWVMRPGWFGLPDAGVALKVSFVSVAVWWGVFSVPLLRHVPEPPVVREAGDTGTGPVARQGFRRLWRTFGEIRRQRSLLVFLLAYWIYNDGIGTIVKMATAYGSELGIGRTHLIGALVLTQVVGIPCALACGRLAQAWGAKRTVLLTLAGYLAISVGGYFMASPLHFYLLAGAVGMVQGGAQALSRSLFAVMVPAHRSAEYFGFFATSGKLAGVTGPLVFGIVSQVTGTGRLGILSLLAFFVVGGVLLARVDVAAGVAEARRIEREAGAA, from the coding sequence ATGACCGCCGCGGACGGCCTGCAGCGCGCCCGGCGCGCCTGGAGCCTGTACGACTGGGCCAACTCGGCCTTCGCCCTGTCGGTCATGTCGGCCCTGTTCCCGCCCTTCTTTCGCGGCCTGGCCCTCGACGCCGGCTTCGCCCCGGGCACGGCCACCGCCCTGTGGGGCTACGTCACGGCGGGCGGGCTGCTGCTCGTCGCCGTGACCGCGCCCGTCCTCGGGGCCGTGGCCGACGTCACCGGCGGGCGCAAGCGCTACCTGGCCTTCTTCGCCGGCCTGGGCGTGCTCTTCACGGCCCTGTTCGTGCTCATCGGGCCGGGGGCGTGGCGCACCGCGGCGTTGCTCTATGTCGGGGCCAACTTCGGGTTCGCGGCCTCGATCGTCTTCTACGAATCGCTGCTGCCGGGACTGGCCCGCGGCCCCGAACTGGACCGCCTGTCGGCCCGGGCCTACAGCCTCGGCTACGCCGGCAGCGGGCTGCTGCTCCTGCTGAACCTGGCCTGGGTCATGCGGCCGGGCTGGTTCGGCCTGCCGGACGCCGGCGTGGCGCTGAAGGTCTCCTTCGTGAGCGTCGCCGTGTGGTGGGGCGTGTTCTCGGTGCCGCTGCTGCGGCACGTGCCCGAGCCGCCGGTGGTGCGCGAGGCCGGCGACACGGGCACCGGTCCGGTGGCCCGGCAGGGCTTCCGGCGCCTGTGGCGCACCTTCGGCGAGATCCGGCGCCAGCGGTCGCTGCTCGTCTTCCTGCTGGCGTACTGGATCTACAACGACGGCATCGGCACCATCGTCAAGATGGCCACGGCCTACGGTTCGGAACTGGGCATCGGCCGCACCCACCTGATCGGGGCCCTGGTGCTGACGCAGGTGGTGGGCATCCCCTGCGCACTGGCCTGCGGGCGCCTGGCCCAGGCCTGGGGAGCCAAGCGCACGGTGCTGCTCACCCTCGCGGGCTATCTCGCAATCAGCGTGGGGGGCTACTTCATGGCTTCGCCCCTGCACTTCTACCTGCTGGCGGGGGCGGTGGGCATGGTCCAGGGCGGGGCCCAGGCTCTGAGCCGCTCCCTGTTCGCGGTCATGGTCCCGGCCCACCGCAGCGCCGAGTACTTCGGCTTCTTCGCCACGAGCGGGAAGCTGGCGGGCGTCACCGGTCCGCTGGTGTTCGGGATCGTCAGCCAGGTGACGGGCACCGGCCGGCTGGGCATCCTGTCGCTGCTGGCCTTCTTCGTGGTCGGGGGCGTGCTGCTGGCGCGCGTCGACGTGGCGGCGGGCGTGGCCGAGGCCCGCCGCATCGAACGGGAGGCCGGGGCGGCGTGA
- a CDS encoding class I SAM-dependent methyltransferase: MDIRRYNAAAWDNQVRRRSPWTIPVTRRVIAAARRGEFAIKLTSHRTVPAAWFPPLAGARVLLLGGGGGQQGPVLAAVGAQVTVLDNSPAQLAQDRQVAAREGLDLVLVEGDMADLGAFASGGFDLVFNPCSTCFVPDLAPVWAEAFRVLRPDGVFLSGHMNPAYYLFDFDKSERGELEVRYTLPYADISSLPPDQRRRFEAEGTPYEFSHTLDALIGGQTAAGFAITGFYEDVFPPATDDTASRYMGTLFALRAVKPARPLP; encoded by the coding sequence ATGGACATCCGCCGCTACAACGCCGCCGCCTGGGACAACCAGGTCCGGCGCCGCAGCCCCTGGACCATTCCCGTGACGCGCCGGGTGATCGCCGCCGCGCGCCGCGGCGAGTTCGCCATCAAGCTCACCTCGCACCGGACCGTGCCGGCCGCCTGGTTCCCGCCGCTGGCCGGCGCGCGCGTGCTGCTGCTGGGCGGGGGCGGGGGGCAGCAGGGGCCGGTGCTCGCCGCGGTCGGCGCCCAGGTGACGGTGCTCGACAACTCGCCGGCGCAGCTGGCCCAGGACCGGCAGGTGGCCGCGCGCGAGGGCCTCGACCTCGTCCTGGTCGAGGGGGACATGGCCGACCTCGGCGCCTTCGCCTCCGGCGGCTTCGACCTCGTCTTCAATCCGTGCAGCACCTGCTTCGTGCCGGACCTCGCGCCCGTCTGGGCCGAGGCCTTCCGCGTGCTGCGGCCGGACGGAGTCTTTCTCTCCGGGCACATGAATCCGGCCTACTATCTCTTCGATTTCGACAAGTCCGAGCGGGGGGAACTGGAGGTCCGGTACACGCTGCCCTATGCCGACATCTCCAGCCTGCCGCCGGACCAGCGCCGCCGTTTCGAGGCCGAGGGCACGCCCTACGAGTTCAGCCACACCCTCGACGCGCTGATCGGGGGCCAGACCGCGGCCGGCTTCGCCATCACCGGCTTCTACGAGGACGTCTTCCCGCCCGCGACCGACGACACCGCCAGCCGCTACATGGGGACCCTCTTCGCCCTGCGCGCGGTCAAGCCGGCGCGGCCGCTGCCATGA
- a CDS encoding DUF819 family protein has translation MAPSFVAGSASCRDHDAPVAPPLATPECARGRAIGAAPGRGPVLGWPPPEPQRKESPLSTPLIHPDQSWAVWTVLVGAAAFGFLGENSRIGRRFSGAILTMTATFVLSNLGVIPADGVPAYDVVWGYLVPLAIPLLLFRADLRRILREAGPTLLAFAIGAVGTVLGTIVAFHVVPLGEEGWQLAAVFSATYIGGSMNYAAAAEAVGLRSGDLLSAGVAADNLVMALYFLVLFALPGIAALRGRFPVRHHALAEGSAELDAHREQTSSFPPVGTTALAVAIALGLCAVGFGLAGLTGWKGSGILVVTALTVTLATLLPGPFRRLDGAEVVGTFLMQIFFAVVGASANIAVVLKVGPVLFFFAALILTIHLLVLLLGGWLLRLDLSELVIASNANMGGPTTAAAMAVARRWQTLVLPAILCGTLGYAVATFVGVALGHWLR, from the coding sequence ATGGCTCCATCTTTCGTCGCGGGGTCAGCATCCTGCCGGGATCATGATGCGCCAGTCGCCCCCCCGCTGGCAACCCCCGAATGCGCCCGCGGCCGCGCGATCGGGGCTGCCCCGGGCCGCGGACCTGTGCTAGGCTGGCCGCCACCCGAACCGCAGCGAAAGGAATCGCCCTTGTCCACTCCCCTGATCCACCCCGACCAGAGCTGGGCCGTCTGGACGGTGCTGGTCGGCGCCGCCGCCTTCGGCTTCCTCGGCGAGAACAGCCGCATCGGCCGCCGCTTCTCGGGCGCCATCCTGACCATGACGGCGACCTTCGTCCTGTCGAACCTGGGCGTGATCCCCGCCGACGGCGTGCCCGCCTACGACGTGGTGTGGGGCTACCTGGTCCCCCTGGCCATTCCCCTGCTCCTGTTCCGGGCCGACCTGCGGCGCATCCTGCGCGAGGCGGGCCCCACCCTGCTGGCCTTCGCCATCGGCGCCGTGGGCACGGTGCTCGGCACGATCGTCGCCTTCCACGTGGTGCCGCTGGGCGAGGAGGGCTGGCAGCTGGCCGCCGTCTTCTCGGCCACCTACATCGGCGGCAGCATGAACTACGCGGCCGCGGCCGAGGCGGTGGGCCTGCGCTCGGGCGACCTGCTCAGCGCCGGCGTCGCGGCCGACAACCTGGTCATGGCCCTCTATTTCCTGGTCCTCTTCGCCCTGCCCGGCATCGCCGCCCTGCGCGGCCGCTTCCCCGTGCGCCACCACGCCCTGGCCGAAGGCTCGGCCGAGCTCGACGCGCACCGGGAGCAGACGTCGTCGTTCCCGCCGGTGGGCACCACGGCCCTGGCCGTGGCCATCGCCCTGGGCCTGTGCGCGGTGGGCTTCGGCCTGGCCGGCCTGACCGGCTGGAAGGGCAGCGGCATCCTCGTCGTCACCGCCCTGACCGTCACCCTGGCCACGCTGCTGCCCGGGCCGTTCCGGCGCCTGGACGGGGCCGAGGTCGTGGGCACCTTCCTGATGCAGATCTTCTTCGCGGTGGTCGGCGCGAGCGCCAACATCGCCGTCGTGCTCAAGGTGGGCCCCGTGCTGTTCTTCTTCGCGGCCCTGATCCTGACCATCCACCTGCTCGTGCTGCTGCTCGGCGGCTGGCTGCTGCGGCTCGACCTGAGCGAGCTGGTGATCGCCTCGAACGCCAACATGGGCGGCCCGACCACGGCCGCGGCCATGGCCGTGGCGCGCCGGTGGCAGACCCTGGTCCTGCCGGCTATCCTGTGCGGGACCCTGGGCTACGCCGTGGCCACCTTCGTGGGCGTCGCCCTCGGCCACTGGCTCCGTTAG